The DNA segment AGCCACGGGCCGCCCGGAAGTAGCGCTTCTTCTTGCGGTGACGGGGCACCGCATTCGTTACCCTCGCCATGATCAGTTCCCCTGCAGCATGCGCTTCACGCGCTTCGCGTCACCGTTCTCCGCCAGTGTCGCATGGCGCAGCTTGCGCTTCCGCTTGGCCGACTTCTTCGTCAGGATGTGGCTCTTGAAAGCATGACGACGCTTCACCTTCTT comes from the Longimicrobiales bacterium genome and includes:
- the rpmI gene encoding 50S ribosomal protein L35, encoding MPKVKTNRSAAKRFKLTGKKKVKRRHAFKSHILTKKSAKRKRKLRHATLAENGDAKRVKRMLQGN